From Proteiniborus sp. MB09-C3, the proteins below share one genomic window:
- a CDS encoding polysaccharide biosynthesis protein yields the protein MFKNKTLLITGGTGSFGNAVMKRFLDTDIKEIRIFSRDEKKQDDMRKLYKNDKLKFYIGDVRDLSSVKNAMHSVDYVFHAAALKQVPSCEFFPLEAVKTNVLGTDNVLTASIEYGVKKVICLSTDKAAYPINAMGISKAMMEKVFVAKSKTVNPERTLICGTRYGNVMASRGSVIPLFVEQVKNRQPLTVTDPNMTRFLMSLEEAVELVVFAFENAEAGDIMVQKAPSSTIGDLAQAIKELFNADNEIKIIGTRHGEKLYETLLTKEEYLTAEDMGGFFRVSADKRGLNYDKYFIQGDKKLSTEREYNSHNTQILNIDQIKEKLLQLDYIKEELYKFQTNEAAVAKESTDIG from the coding sequence ATGTTTAAAAATAAAACTTTATTAATTACAGGTGGAACGGGTTCCTTTGGTAATGCAGTCATGAAGAGGTTTTTAGATACTGATATAAAAGAGATAAGAATTTTTTCAAGAGATGAAAAAAAGCAAGATGACATGCGAAAACTGTATAAAAATGATAAACTCAAATTTTATATCGGGGATGTGCGTGATCTTTCAAGTGTTAAGAATGCTATGCATAGTGTAGATTATGTGTTTCATGCTGCGGCGCTAAAACAAGTTCCATCCTGTGAGTTCTTTCCACTTGAGGCAGTAAAGACAAATGTATTAGGGACAGATAATGTTCTAACTGCTAGCATTGAATATGGAGTAAAAAAGGTAATTTGCCTTTCAACAGATAAAGCTGCATATCCTATTAATGCTATGGGAATCTCAAAGGCCATGATGGAAAAAGTATTTGTGGCTAAGTCAAAAACTGTGAATCCAGAAAGAACTCTTATTTGTGGGACACGCTATGGAAATGTAATGGCTTCAAGAGGATCTGTTATACCACTTTTTGTAGAACAAGTTAAAAACAGACAGCCATTAACAGTGACAGATCCTAATATGACGAGATTTCTTATGAGCTTAGAAGAGGCAGTTGAATTAGTTGTTTTTGCATTTGAAAATGCTGAAGCTGGAGATATTATGGTGCAAAAGGCACCATCGTCAACTATAGGAGATTTAGCACAGGCAATTAAGGAATTATTCAATGCAGATAATGAAATAAAAATAATTGGTACACGTCATGGAGAAAAGCTATATGAAACTCTTTTGACAAAAGAAGAATACCTAACAGCAGAAGATATGGGTGGATTTTTCAGAGTATCAGCTGATAAAAGAGGTCTTAATTATGATAAATACTTTATTCAGGGCGATAAAAAGTTATCTACTGAGAGAGAATATAATTCTCACAATACTCAGATCCTCAATATCGACCAGATAAAAGAAAAATTACTTCAACTTGACTACATTAAGGAAGAATTATATAAGTTCCAGACAAATGAAGCCGCTGTTGCCAAAGAGAGCACAGATATAGGCTAA
- a CDS encoding glycosyltransferase family 4 protein codes for MNILFLTISSMNNLDGNGLYIDLINELKDRENNVYIVCPNEKRNGKRTVNEKREKVSVLRVRTGNITKTNFIEKGISTILIESQFIKAIKTYFNNVKFDIVLYTTPPVTFEKVIKYIKNRDNCLSYLILKDIFPQNAVDLEIMKRNSFIFRFFRLKEKKLYAISDFIGCTSKGNINYIINHNPEVSPSKVELFPNSIRPRKIENRVFEGKEMREKYNIPKDAIVFVYGGNIGKPQGIEFIKEVLKKANEYKDLFIMILGSGTDFSKLSKFISDSNFKNVNILNAIPQEEYWEFLTSCDVGLIFLDGRFTVPNTPARLTYYMESALPILAATDKTTDVKDILTKAKCGYWVESGDIDSYFNYVDLLIKNKKLRNNLGINGRMYLENNYTIDKNYMTLIKHIEDRRVKNV; via the coding sequence TTGAACATATTATTTCTAACTATATCATCAATGAATAATTTAGATGGAAATGGGTTATACATTGATTTAATTAATGAACTTAAAGACAGAGAAAATAATGTTTATATTGTATGTCCTAATGAGAAAAGAAATGGAAAGCGTACAGTAAATGAAAAGAGAGAAAAAGTTAGTGTTCTTAGAGTTCGTACAGGCAATATTACTAAAACGAATTTTATTGAAAAGGGAATTTCAACAATACTTATTGAATCTCAATTTATTAAAGCTATAAAAACCTATTTTAATAATGTTAAATTTGATATTGTTTTATATACAACACCTCCTGTAACCTTTGAGAAAGTAATAAAGTATATAAAAAATCGTGATAATTGTTTATCTTATCTTATTTTGAAAGATATATTTCCTCAGAATGCTGTTGACTTAGAGATAATGAAAAGAAACAGTTTTATATTTCGATTTTTCCGTTTAAAAGAAAAAAAACTTTATGCTATATCAGATTTTATTGGCTGTACCTCAAAAGGAAATATAAATTATATTATAAACCACAATCCTGAAGTAAGTCCTTCAAAGGTTGAGCTTTTTCCAAATAGCATTAGGCCTAGAAAGATTGAAAATAGAGTTTTTGAGGGCAAAGAAATGCGAGAAAAATATAATATACCCAAAGATGCAATCGTATTTGTATATGGTGGAAACATTGGAAAACCTCAAGGAATAGAATTTATAAAAGAAGTTCTAAAAAAGGCTAATGAATATAAAGACTTATTCATTATGATTTTAGGTTCTGGGACTGACTTTTCAAAACTTTCGAAATTTATTTCAGATTCCAATTTCAAGAATGTAAATATATTGAATGCTATACCACAAGAAGAATACTGGGAATTTTTAACTTCTTGTGATGTAGGTCTGATATTTCTTGATGGACGATTTACAGTTCCTAATACGCCTGCACGACTTACATACTATATGGAATCGGCACTTCCTATATTAGCAGCTACTGATAAGACTACTGATGTTAAAGACATTTTAACAAAAGCAAAGTGTGGTTACTGGGTTGAATCAGGAGATATTGATAGTTATTTTAATTATGTTGATTTGCTAATTAAGAATAAAAAACTAAGAAATAACCTAGGTATAAATGGTCGAATGTATTTAGAAAATAACTATACAATAGATAAAAATTACATGACGCTAATTAAGCATATTGAAGATAGGAGAGTAAAAAATGTTTAA
- a CDS encoding cobalamin-binding protein, protein MFAVDSDIFAFVKPSLDAHTLGVNSAAELLRDCGYRVIFGDEIIAKAINDIKYEANQKIILDWICKNKISRIGLSYRLDQDEAVKMMGYFMNALESSNLLSYRGGPIKSIFFGGLPKACEIIEKEHKGFVKTFKGGESVCESLMKMDVPDERIPKDILNGSLYDDFRLEFGKDTINAHNYDSFKPVERCMYKEYGTSDDTLVKRLNYNMKRSFIPLMRAHVGPYSSAVDRLDLLKEFMDWAKYLAKTKYLDILSIGSSQLTQSNFGEDWKDKPNGGGVPVNSPEEYRMIWEVSRPLLVRTYAGTKNIPELAEMYEKTLNTCWHALSLWWFNKLDERGPYDLYTNLKQHIETLKYITKTDKPFEANVSHHFAFRGADDVTYIVSAYLSAKLARKLGVKTFILQNMLNTPRFTWGIQDLAKSRAMLTLIKELENSNFKVLLQPRAGLDYFRPDLEEAKIQLAAVAALMDDIDPHNETSPPIIHVVSYSEASHLATPNIINESIKITQYSLQKYRELRRIGNVEDMSKNLDVQERMFELIDSAKTIISGIETHIDNPYTAEGFYKIFAAGFLPVPYLWGEVEEFKYAKYWKTKPVKGGVKIVDENNKLISSDKVVDYAKENIKEVEYILNQKNC, encoded by the coding sequence ATGTTTGCAGTAGATTCAGATATATTTGCATTTGTAAAACCATCTTTAGATGCACATACTTTGGGAGTAAATTCAGCAGCAGAACTTTTAAGGGATTGCGGTTATCGTGTAATCTTTGGGGATGAAATAATTGCAAAGGCAATAAATGATATAAAATATGAAGCAAACCAGAAGATAATATTGGATTGGATTTGTAAGAATAAGATTAGTCGAATTGGACTTAGTTATAGATTGGATCAAGATGAAGCAGTTAAAATGATGGGATACTTTATGAATGCACTTGAGAGTAGCAATCTTTTATCTTATCGAGGGGGACCAATCAAATCTATTTTTTTTGGAGGACTTCCCAAGGCATGTGAGATTATAGAAAAAGAACATAAAGGGTTCGTTAAAACTTTTAAAGGTGGAGAATCTGTTTGTGAATCTTTAATGAAAATGGATGTTCCAGATGAGCGAATTCCAAAAGATATCTTAAATGGTAGTTTATACGATGACTTCCGTTTAGAATTTGGTAAAGATACTATAAATGCTCATAACTACGATAGTTTTAAACCAGTAGAACGATGCATGTATAAAGAATACGGAACTTCGGATGATACTCTTGTGAAAAGACTCAATTACAATATGAAAAGGTCTTTTATACCATTAATGCGTGCGCATGTAGGGCCTTACTCTTCTGCTGTTGATAGACTGGATTTGTTAAAAGAGTTTATGGATTGGGCTAAATATCTTGCAAAAACTAAGTATTTAGATATCCTATCTATAGGAAGTTCGCAATTAACACAATCTAATTTTGGAGAAGATTGGAAAGACAAACCTAATGGCGGAGGAGTTCCTGTTAATTCACCAGAAGAATATAGGATGATCTGGGAAGTTTCTAGGCCGCTATTAGTGAGAACTTATGCTGGAACAAAAAATATACCGGAGTTAGCAGAAATGTATGAGAAAACTTTGAATACTTGTTGGCATGCTTTATCTCTATGGTGGTTTAACAAGCTAGATGAAAGGGGTCCTTATGATTTATATACGAATTTAAAACAACATATTGAAACATTAAAATATATTACCAAAACAGATAAACCATTTGAAGCTAATGTATCTCATCATTTTGCGTTTAGAGGGGCAGATGATGTAACATACATTGTTTCTGCCTATTTATCGGCTAAGCTTGCTAGAAAGTTAGGTGTGAAGACTTTTATATTACAGAATATGTTAAACACGCCTAGATTTACATGGGGAATTCAGGATTTAGCTAAGTCTAGGGCAATGCTTACACTGATAAAAGAACTTGAGAATTCTAATTTCAAAGTTCTCCTACAACCTAGAGCTGGACTGGATTATTTTAGACCAGATTTAGAAGAAGCTAAAATACAATTAGCGGCTGTAGCCGCACTGATGGATGATATAGATCCCCATAATGAAACAAGTCCACCTATTATTCATGTAGTTAGTTATTCAGAGGCTTCACATTTAGCAACACCTAATATCATCAATGAAAGCATAAAAATCACTCAGTATTCATTACAAAAATATCGGGAGTTAAGACGAATTGGGAATGTAGAGGATATGAGTAAGAATTTAGATGTTCAAGAACGGATGTTTGAACTTATTGATTCTGCTAAGACTATTATTTCTGGAATTGAAACACATATTGACAATCCATATACAGCTGAGGGATTTTACAAGATTTTTGCAGCTGGTTTCTTACCAGTACCATACTTATGGGGTGAAGTTGAAGAGTTTAAATACGCAAAGTATTGGAAAACAAAACCTGTAAAAGGCGGAGTAAAAATAGTAGATGAAAATAATAAATTGATTAGTTCTGATAAAGTGGTTGATTATGCAAAAGAGAATATTAAGGAAGTTGAGTATATATTAAACCAAAAGAATTGTTGA
- a CDS encoding NAD/NADP-dependent octopine/nopaline dehydrogenase family protein translates to MNITVIGAGNSGLAMAAHLSKERNNVILWNRSKSTISKLIETQTIYCEGIINDQIKIDLVTDDIEKAVENPDVILITTPANSHKELAEQIAKVIKKETLIVLNPGRTFGALEFDATYRKHNQEVTQTIAETQTIIYTCRKTGEDSVNIISLKSGVLISTFNSSENKNIIMKLPECIQKYFIPARSMIETSIGNVGMILHCAPLLLNTGWTESESTIYKYYYDGITPTVGRLVERIDEERVAVSRELGLEVETTKEWLKRTYNINGNTLYECIQNNEAYKTIDAPCSLRHRYIFEDVPCGLVPLETIGKKLGLNMKNTSVIIDLASSLMDVDFRKVGRNLDYFHDSNSKSDFKNLFSRGNR, encoded by the coding sequence ATGAATATCACTGTAATAGGTGCAGGAAATTCTGGACTGGCAATGGCTGCACATTTAAGCAAAGAAAGAAACAATGTAATTTTGTGGAATCGTTCCAAATCGACTATTTCTAAATTAATAGAGACTCAGACAATTTATTGTGAGGGAATTATAAATGATCAAATTAAAATAGACTTGGTTACAGATGACATTGAAAAAGCTGTTGAAAACCCCGATGTTATTTTGATTACAACTCCAGCTAATTCTCATAAAGAGCTCGCCGAACAAATTGCTAAGGTTATAAAAAAAGAAACACTAATTGTTCTAAATCCAGGGAGAACTTTTGGGGCATTAGAGTTTGATGCAACTTACAGAAAGCATAATCAAGAAGTTACACAAACAATTGCAGAAACACAAACAATTATATATACTTGCAGAAAAACAGGTGAAGACTCAGTAAATATAATATCTTTAAAATCTGGTGTTTTAATATCAACTTTTAATTCATCTGAGAATAAAAATATCATTATGAAATTGCCAGAATGTATTCAAAAGTATTTTATTCCTGCAAGATCTATGATTGAAACTTCTATTGGTAATGTAGGTATGATTCTTCATTGTGCCCCACTTTTATTAAATACAGGCTGGACTGAAAGTGAAAGCACTATATATAAATATTACTATGATGGTATAACTCCAACTGTGGGAAGATTAGTAGAAAGGATAGATGAAGAAAGAGTAGCTGTATCTAGAGAGTTAGGGCTAGAAGTTGAAACAACTAAAGAATGGCTTAAGAGGACATATAATATTAATGGTAACACTTTATATGAATGTATTCAAAATAATGAAGCTTACAAAACAATTGATGCACCTTGTTCATTAAGGCACAGGTATATATTTGAAGATGTTCCTTGTGGGCTAGTACCATTAGAAACGATTGGAAAAAAGTTAGGCTTAAACATGAAAAATACTAGCGTAATTATAGACTTAGCATCTAGTTTAATGGATGTTGATTTTAGAAAGGTTGGTAGAAATTTAGATTATTTCCATGATTCAAATTCAAAAAGTGACTTTAAGAATTTGTTTAGTAGGGGGAATAGATGA
- a CDS encoding ATP-grasp domain-containing protein: MNILITSIGQRGYLIDHFRESANGEFGIYAADATRYAPALQNADKAFVIPMAKDSQYYSKLLEICKNNDIKGILSINDIELPILAKYKDQLAENNIMAIISDPKIIDICFDKYRTYEFCTKNEIPVPRTYLYTEKEKLKQDIELSLIKFPIIAKPRKGSRSVGIHLLYNMKQLTYDVEEMESMDIPEDEKLMFQEYINSEQYSIHVFNDACLKPVSVVGMVNLFKHFGETFHIKTYRDNSLIQLGISIGEKLKHLGPLSADVHQRDNGEYVVLEFNPRISGCYSLSHYAGADFPGKIFNLIKNEPIRFETIDNFEDDVIMLKQFTTQKVLESQIIKKIIE, from the coding sequence ATGAATATATTGATAACAAGTATTGGGCAAAGAGGTTACTTGATAGATCACTTTAGAGAAAGCGCCAATGGTGAATTTGGTATATATGCTGCAGATGCAACAAGATATGCCCCGGCATTACAAAATGCAGATAAAGCCTTTGTGATACCTATGGCTAAAGATTCTCAATATTATTCAAAACTTTTAGAAATATGTAAAAATAACGACATAAAGGGAATCCTATCAATTAATGATATAGAATTGCCTATTTTAGCCAAATATAAAGACCAACTTGCTGAAAATAATATTATGGCAATTATATCTGACCCTAAGATAATTGACATATGTTTTGATAAATATAGGACCTATGAATTTTGTACAAAAAATGAAATCCCGGTTCCTAGGACATATTTATATACTGAGAAAGAAAAGCTTAAACAGGACATAGAATTAAGTTTGATTAAATTCCCTATAATAGCAAAGCCAAGAAAAGGCAGTAGAAGTGTTGGTATACATCTATTATACAACATGAAGCAATTAACATATGACGTTGAAGAAATGGAGTCAATGGATATCCCTGAAGATGAAAAACTTATGTTTCAAGAGTACATAAATAGTGAACAATACTCTATTCATGTTTTTAATGATGCATGTTTAAAACCAGTAAGCGTTGTGGGAATGGTTAACTTATTCAAACATTTTGGGGAAACATTTCATATAAAAACTTATAGAGATAATTCTTTAATTCAGCTTGGAATATCAATAGGTGAAAAGCTCAAACATCTAGGACCTTTAAGTGCAGATGTACACCAGAGAGATAACGGTGAGTATGTAGTTTTGGAATTTAATCCTCGGATTAGTGGGTGCTATTCGCTTTCTCATTATGCTGGAGCGGACTTTCCAGGAAAAATATTTAATTTAATTAAAAATGAGCCAATTAGATTCGAAACTATAGATAATTTTGAAGATGATGTGATTATGCTCAAACAGTTTACTACTCAAAAAGTTTTAGAATCCCAAATAATAAAAAAAATAATAGAGTAA
- a CDS encoding sugar transferase, whose translation METEAKSNIKPSPQNSGLYRRCFKRPMDFILSLIAITVLSPVLLVVAVMVRIKLGSPVIFKQERPGLNEKIFTLYKFRTMTDERNEFGKLLPDSVRLTKFGKFLRSTSLDELPELLNILKGDMSIIGPRPLLVQYLSLYNEHQKRRHEVRPGLTGWAQVHGRNAISWEDKFNLDVEYVDNITLSLDMMIIFKTIKKVFIKEGIEFTQNKSIYESLVRDSARDERNGRDI comes from the coding sequence ATGGAAACTGAAGCTAAATCTAATATAAAACCGTCACCACAGAATAGTGGTTTATATAGAAGATGTTTTAAAAGACCAATGGATTTCATATTATCTTTGATAGCAATTACAGTACTTAGCCCTGTTTTGTTGGTCGTGGCCGTAATGGTTAGAATAAAACTTGGTAGTCCAGTAATTTTCAAACAAGAAAGACCGGGATTAAACGAGAAGATATTTACTCTATATAAGTTTAGAACTATGACAGATGAGAGAAATGAGTTTGGTAAGTTGCTACCAGATAGCGTAAGGCTTACTAAGTTTGGTAAGTTCTTAAGATCAACATCATTAGATGAACTTCCAGAGCTACTTAATATACTTAAAGGTGATATGAGTATTATAGGGCCAAGACCTTTACTAGTACAATATCTATCTTTATATAATGAACACCAAAAGCGTCGTCACGAAGTAAGACCTGGTCTAACTGGTTGGGCACAAGTCCATGGTCGGAATGCTATTAGTTGGGAAGATAAATTTAATTTAGATGTTGAGTACGTAGACAACATAACTCTAAGTCTTGATATGATGATAATTTTCAAGACAATAAAAAAAGTATTTATTAAAGAAGGAATCGAGTTTACGCAAAATAAAAGTATTTATGAGAGCTTGGTAAGAGACAGTGCAAGAGATGAAAGGAATGGAAGAGATATATGA
- a CDS encoding aminotransferase class I/II-fold pyridoxal phosphate-dependent enzyme — protein MTTQKTTNSRIYLSSPHMSDEGYEQEYIKEAFDTNWIAPLGKNVNEFEKELAAKVGSGHAAALSSGTAAIHMALKAAGVGEGDVVFCQSLTFSATANPIIYQNAIPVFIDSDYKTWNMSPIALEKAFEKYPNAKAVLVVHLYGLAVDMDKIVEICKKHNAILIEDAAESLGTTYKGKYTGTFGDYGIFSFNGNKIITTSGGGMLVSDNEERIAKVRFWSTQSRDQARHYQHSEIGYNYRMSNIVAGIGRGQLRVLDQRVTKKKYIFDFYKRELEQLDGIRFMPINKWNESNCWLSCVMLSGQVKPLDVMETLEKENIESRPIWKPMHMQPVFEGYDFIGEGVSDKIFESGVCLPSDTKMTDEDLSRICNVIKELWK, from the coding sequence ATGACAACACAAAAAACAACTAATAGTAGAATATATCTATCATCCCCACACATGAGCGATGAAGGATATGAGCAAGAGTACATAAAGGAAGCATTTGATACAAATTGGATAGCACCTCTTGGCAAGAATGTGAACGAATTTGAAAAGGAACTAGCAGCAAAGGTTGGTAGTGGACATGCTGCAGCACTAAGTTCCGGAACAGCGGCTATACATATGGCTCTTAAAGCCGCAGGAGTTGGTGAAGGAGACGTTGTGTTTTGTCAAAGTCTTACTTTCTCAGCTACAGCTAATCCGATTATTTATCAGAATGCAATACCGGTGTTTATAGATAGTGATTACAAAACTTGGAATATGAGTCCGATAGCATTAGAGAAAGCTTTCGAAAAGTACCCTAATGCTAAAGCTGTTTTAGTTGTTCATTTATATGGACTTGCTGTAGATATGGATAAGATTGTTGAGATTTGTAAGAAACATAATGCAATTCTGATTGAAGATGCTGCTGAGAGTTTGGGAACTACATATAAAGGTAAATATACAGGAACTTTTGGAGATTATGGGATATTTTCATTTAATGGAAACAAGATCATCACCACTTCTGGTGGCGGAATGTTAGTTTCTGATAATGAAGAAAGGATTGCTAAGGTTCGTTTCTGGTCTACACAGTCCAGAGATCAGGCAAGGCATTATCAACATAGTGAAATAGGTTATAATTATAGAATGAGTAACATAGTTGCTGGTATTGGAAGAGGACAGCTTAGGGTATTGGATCAAAGAGTAACTAAGAAGAAATACATATTTGATTTTTATAAAAGAGAATTGGAACAACTTGATGGAATTCGGTTTATGCCAATTAATAAATGGAATGAATCAAATTGTTGGTTAAGTTGTGTAATGTTAAGTGGACAAGTTAAACCACTAGATGTAATGGAAACTTTGGAGAAAGAAAATATTGAGTCAAGACCTATTTGGAAACCTATGCATATGCAGCCTGTATTTGAAGGATATGATTTCATTGGCGAAGGAGTTTCTGATAAGATATTTGAAAGTGGTGTTTGTTTGCCAAGTGATACAAAGATGACGGATGAGGATTTAAGCAGAATATGTAATGTGATTAAGGAGTTGTGGAAGTAG